One genomic window of Scatophagus argus isolate fScaArg1 chromosome 16, fScaArg1.pri, whole genome shotgun sequence includes the following:
- the LOC124073648 gene encoding dynein axonemal assembly factor 8 isoform X1, protein MDPSHSSCWDSILEKVKPLIPTIDFDSSSCECEEIAIYQRPAGFSLKVPEDFESFSTDEDDLEPDACEEGVVKLNEAELYASLNPNKPNQTRSEEHFPPLSFVKPDQWDLGDGLPLQQHVSVKPAKTHADSDEDRPQGDIMEKLVALCNMQSSKSVSEPVKGLNHVRHNNVWNKPPGRMAADLQRNHQERPTVYIDLRCPDPSIKPPRTSPNLSSESKSPARHNTPREIPPAKKTKREVHTGSWMGDREVTGKSMLLQKIREMNRTGNKYPTKYAEPPYSVRKNDAEELKEKLPQSESTCRLKSLHLWEDKRSPNAHFESKHPKMENPLLTQRSATVKPKRQSDQQRQKARLILLHKQRQQILKQLEIHRPTKSATQKQPAAEGTEVLYDFEASHLPSMSALPAAAIEHKGCMLLMVNLASPGMVGGRPHGRRKHLYPAATKSHIYNTLVAWFLSLVGPDPRHDEDEVGAEVPFWVAGLQQLWTKNGLALHVLAVARHCYTPTKRDIHAPFYNHVCRFLSETSLAVIADKRTQQAYALSVHLPPSYLNSFISATSNQKIIDGIFAVSPGFYWQTVETQECVCKGRETTAELHTEVSVLLGCKLFFTDPLITHYTLQLVLHSGLDVCGLRLLYPPQQFLSDSAGAVPVVQRTDEIYEPVLALAVRGPHAHSVLKDLTRSLDPLQPTKTGPTSLNPLHCRGQQPSLLYPPPLATEVHRELCLWFSGRLQGEGAQDHNQPLNGALPSDDRGSPFSISRSPSFLCATTKADLLLMVSSVVPPCCYAQVLAVCERRGFGLMGLQRLQLQSNGAAVLGLSIQQALVFCGPHSVTLDQEEQELPSRCLVLLLRKENAMHHSVSLPAALMREFKAQNLLGYIQCGLDGVHAVQPSFCFHTVPYSSNLFKMFVKCMWAVPDPSNVILSHQKHSSTSNMEQVVILTLCGKDMSQGLSLLHTVLTEGAGGDIQHAKFKLLGLKFLPALTRLQAQELSPYEVGEQLCHDSLDSLLSSPALVCALKRVGAFASLRKFLPGNYPSNLSVLMSPTPEVAFRQASLFFFEHEMIPDPQVLLTMCLFKPRIWTHALGKIGRTLQLSGLTLVGLRVVTLNERDATSLLPAENEPHPSDLEAHVEYMCSGSSLALCLKGENAVRRLLDVLGQEDSSLWTTCYGKAHSYNGIYASGSYKKAVQDVKRFFPEGLCCTETSMMRQEQILSLCSDPIASVEREKSCRLATVAQEGSLIRSARWQMTCLLIPLNAPPPSQVPSQLDMLEQLLRSGCHLVAGRMSILDAEQRNHIAGTLKVSSTGNETMAHLSLASCLIVALQGETVVTCINSILDSIYKKRSDLEKVGNMIIYPESEKEAKQLIEYLFDALSPESCHNIVP, encoded by the exons GCTGGTTTTTCCCTGAAAGTCCCTGAAGATTTTGAGAGTTTTTCAACGGATGAAGATGACCTAGAG CCAGATGCTTGTGAGGAAGGTGTTGTAAAGCTGAACGAAGCCGAGCTGTATGCCTCTCTAAACCCaaataaaccaaaccaaacacgATCTGAGGAGCATTTTCCACCTCTGTCATTTGTG AAGCCTGACCAGTGGGATTTGGGTGATGGGCTGCCTCTGCAACAACATGTGTCAGTCAAACCTGCGAAAACACATGCAG ATAGTGACGAGGACAGGCCCCAGGGGGACATAATGGAGAAACTAGTTGCTTTGTGTAATATGCAGTCATCTAAGTCTGTGTCAGAGCCTGTGAAAGGTCTGAACCACGTCAG aCATAATAATGTGTGGAACAAGCCACCTGGAAGGATGGCAGCAGATTTGCAGCGAAACCACCAGGAACGGCCTACAGTTTATATTGACCTGCGTTGCCCTGATCCTTCAATAAAACCACCAAGAACATCCCCAAATCTTTCATCAGAGTCCAAATCACCAGCCAGACACAACACTCCCCGAGAAATACCacctgcaaagaaaacaaaacgtGAAGTGCATACTGGATCATGGATGGGTGACAG AGAAGTGACTGGTAAGAGTATGTTGCTTCAGAAAATCAGGGAGATGAACAGAACTGGGAATAAATATCCCACTAAATATGCAGAGCCTCCATATTCAGTGCGAAAGAATGATGCAGAAGAACTAAAAGAGAAGCTACCCCAGTCTGAGTCTACGTGTAGACTCAAGTCGCTCCATCTGTGGGAAGACAAACGATCACCAAATGCACATTTTGAGTCCAAACACCCAAAAATGGAAAACCCTCTATTAACTCAGCGAAGCGCGACCGTAAAACCAAAGCGGCAGAG TGaccaacagagacaaaaagctAGGCTGATATTACTTCACAAACAGCGCCAGCAAATCCTGAAGCAACTGGAAATCCATCGTCCAACCAAATCTGCCACTCAAAAGCAGCCAGCTGCTGAAGGAACTGAGGTTCTTTATGATTTT GAAGCGTCTCACCTCCCATCAATGAGCGCACTACCAGCAGCAGCTATTGAACATAAGGGATGTATGCTGCTGATGGTCAACCTTGCCAGTCCTGGTATGGTTGGAGGCAGACCTCATGGCAGGAGAAAACATCTGTACCCAGCTGCTACCAAATCCCACATCTACAACACTTTAGTGGCTTGGTTTCTGTCTTTG GTTGGCCCAGACCCACGTCACGATGAAGATGAGGTCGGTGCAGAAGTCCCATTCTGGGTTGCAGGACTTCAGCAGCTGTGGACTAAGAATGGACTGGCGCTGCATGTTTTAGCTGTGGCTCGTCACTGTTACACACCGACG aaAAGGGACATCCATGCACCTTTCTATAACCATGTCTGCAGATTCCTCTCTGAGACCTCACTCGCTGTAATTGCAGACAAAAGAACCCAACAAGCCTACGCCTTATCTGTCCATCTGCCTCCTTCCTATTTAAACTCTTTCATCTCTGCCACTTCCAATCAAAAG ATTATAGATGGGATATTTGCCGTGAGTCCAGGGTTTTACTGGCAGACTGTAGAAACTCAGGAGTGTGTTTGTAAGGGGAGAGAGACCACAGCAGAGCTGCACACAGAG GTATCAGTTCTCCTGGGGTGCAAGCTGTTCTTCACGGATCCCCTCATAACACACTACACTCTCCAGCTTGTTCTCCACTCAGGACTCGATGTGTGTGGTCTGCGACTCCTTTATCCACCACAGCAATTCCTGAGTGACAGCGCTG GTGCTGTGCCAGTCGTCCAGAGGACTGACGAGATCTACGAGCCTGTTCTTGCCCTCGCCGTTCGGGGACCTCATGCTCACTCAGTTTTGAAAGATTTAACTCGCTCCCTTGACCCTCTGCAGCCCACAAAGACAGGCCCAACTTCTCTCAACCCTCTCCACTGCCGGGGCCAACAGCCTTCACTCCTCTACCCCCCTCCACTGGCCACTGAAGTCCACAGGGAGCTGTGCTTGTGGTTTTCAGGAAGGCTTCAGGGAGAAGGTGCACAGGATCACAACCAGCCTCTGAACGG AGCTCTACCTTCAGATGACAGAGGAAGTCCGTTCAGTATAAGCAGGTCACCTTCCTTTCTGTGTGCTACAACAAAAG CTGACTTACTCCTCATGGTGTCCTCTGTCGTGCCTCCATGTTGCTACGCCCAAGTTTTGGCTGTTTGTGAGCGCAGAGGCTTCGGTCTGATGGGACTGCAGAGGCTGCAGCTTCAGAGCAATGGAGCCGCAGTCCTTGGACTCAGCATACAGCAG GCACTTGTATTCTGCGGTCCACATAGTGTGACCCTGgatcaggaggagcaggagctgcCTTCTCGCTGTCTGGTGTTATTGCTTAGGAAAGAGAATGCAATGCATCACAGTGTTAGTCTGCCAGCAG CCCTGATGAGAGAATTTAAGGCACAAAACCTTCTGGGTTACATCCAATGTGGACTTGATGGGGTTCACGCAGTACAGCCAAGTTTCTGTTTCCACACTGTGCCTTACAGCAGTAACCTATTCAAAATGTTTG TTAAGTGTATGTGGGCGGTGCCAGATCCCTCCAATGTAATCCTGTCCCATCAGAAGCATTCATCCACCTCTAACATGGAGCAGGTGGTGATACTGACCTTGTGTGGGAAGGACATGAGCCAAGGCCTGAGCCTCCTACACACAGTGCTGACAGAAGGGGCAGGAG gtgACATACAACATGCAAAATTCAAGCTACTTGGCCTGAAATTTCTGCCAGCGTTGACTCGACTTCAGGCTCAGGAACTGAGTCCATATGAGGTGGGAGAGCAGCTCTGTCATGACAGCCTGGACAGTCTGTTGTCCTCTCCTGCCTTGGTGTGTGCTCTTAAACGAGTGGGTGCTTTTGCCTCACTGAGGAAGTTCCTACCAGGCAATTACCCCAGTAACCTCAGTGTCCTGATGTCACCCACACCTGAAGTGGCTTTCAGACAagcctccctcttcttctttgagCATGAGATGATACCTG ATCCACAGGTGCTGCTTACTATGTGCCTGTTTAAACCGAGAATCTGGACTCACGCTCTGGGTAAAATAGGCCGCACACTCCAGCTCAGCGGCCTCACGTTGGTGGGACTGCGAGTGGTGACCCTGAACGAAAGAGATGCTACCTCACTACTGCCTGCAGAAAAT GAACCCCATCCCTCAGACTTGGAGGCTCATGTGGAGTACATGTGCTCTGGCTCCTCATTAGCTCTCTGCTTGAAGGGGGAAAATGCTGTTAGGAGACTCCTGGATGTGCTGGGCCAAGAGGACTCATCCCTGTGGACCACCTGTTATGGCAAGGCTCATTCATACAATGGCATCTATG CATCAGGATCATATAAGAAAGCAGTTCAGGATGTGAAGAGGTTTTTTCCAGAGGGGCTCTGCTGCACTGAGACCAGCATGATGAGACAGGAGCAG ATTCTCAGTTTGTGCTCAGACCCCATAGCCTCTGTGGAGCGTGAAAAGAGCTGCAGGCTTGCCACTGTGGCTCAGGAAG GGTCCCTGATACGCAGCGCTCGCTGGCAGATGACCTGTCTGCTGATACCCTTAAACGCTCCACCCCCGAGCCAAGTGCCATCCCAGCTGGACATGctggagcagctgctgaggtcaggctgccatcttgtggcagGAAGGATGAGCATATTGGATGCTGAACAAAGGAACCATATTGCTGGGACTCTCAAAGTGTCATCGACAGGAAATGAGACG ATGGCTCATCTTTCCCTGGCATCCTGTCTCATTGTGGCTCTGCAAGGGGAAACAGTTGTGACCTGCATCAACTCAATCCTTGACAG CATTTACAAGAAGAGGTCAGACCTAGAAAAAGTGGGGAATATGATCATCTACCctgagagtgagaaagag GCCAAGCAGCTGATAGAGTACCTCTTCGACGCCTTGTCCCCTGAGAGCTGTCATAACATTGTACCGTGA
- the LOC124073648 gene encoding dynein axonemal assembly factor 8 isoform X2 — MDPSHSSCWDSILEKVKPLIPTIDFDSSSCECEEIAIYQRPAGFSLKVPEDFESFSTDEDDLEPDACEEGVVKLNEAELYASLNPNKPNQTRSEEHFPPLSFVPDQWDLGDGLPLQQHVSVKPAKTHADSDEDRPQGDIMEKLVALCNMQSSKSVSEPVKGLNHVRHNNVWNKPPGRMAADLQRNHQERPTVYIDLRCPDPSIKPPRTSPNLSSESKSPARHNTPREIPPAKKTKREVHTGSWMGDREVTGKSMLLQKIREMNRTGNKYPTKYAEPPYSVRKNDAEELKEKLPQSESTCRLKSLHLWEDKRSPNAHFESKHPKMENPLLTQRSATVKPKRQSDQQRQKARLILLHKQRQQILKQLEIHRPTKSATQKQPAAEGTEVLYDFEASHLPSMSALPAAAIEHKGCMLLMVNLASPGMVGGRPHGRRKHLYPAATKSHIYNTLVAWFLSLVGPDPRHDEDEVGAEVPFWVAGLQQLWTKNGLALHVLAVARHCYTPTKRDIHAPFYNHVCRFLSETSLAVIADKRTQQAYALSVHLPPSYLNSFISATSNQKIIDGIFAVSPGFYWQTVETQECVCKGRETTAELHTEVSVLLGCKLFFTDPLITHYTLQLVLHSGLDVCGLRLLYPPQQFLSDSAGAVPVVQRTDEIYEPVLALAVRGPHAHSVLKDLTRSLDPLQPTKTGPTSLNPLHCRGQQPSLLYPPPLATEVHRELCLWFSGRLQGEGAQDHNQPLNGALPSDDRGSPFSISRSPSFLCATTKADLLLMVSSVVPPCCYAQVLAVCERRGFGLMGLQRLQLQSNGAAVLGLSIQQALVFCGPHSVTLDQEEQELPSRCLVLLLRKENAMHHSVSLPAALMREFKAQNLLGYIQCGLDGVHAVQPSFCFHTVPYSSNLFKMFVKCMWAVPDPSNVILSHQKHSSTSNMEQVVILTLCGKDMSQGLSLLHTVLTEGAGGDIQHAKFKLLGLKFLPALTRLQAQELSPYEVGEQLCHDSLDSLLSSPALVCALKRVGAFASLRKFLPGNYPSNLSVLMSPTPEVAFRQASLFFFEHEMIPDPQVLLTMCLFKPRIWTHALGKIGRTLQLSGLTLVGLRVVTLNERDATSLLPAENEPHPSDLEAHVEYMCSGSSLALCLKGENAVRRLLDVLGQEDSSLWTTCYGKAHSYNGIYASGSYKKAVQDVKRFFPEGLCCTETSMMRQEQILSLCSDPIASVEREKSCRLATVAQEGSLIRSARWQMTCLLIPLNAPPPSQVPSQLDMLEQLLRSGCHLVAGRMSILDAEQRNHIAGTLKVSSTGNETMAHLSLASCLIVALQGETVVTCINSILDSIYKKRSDLEKVGNMIIYPESEKEAKQLIEYLFDALSPESCHNIVP, encoded by the exons GCTGGTTTTTCCCTGAAAGTCCCTGAAGATTTTGAGAGTTTTTCAACGGATGAAGATGACCTAGAG CCAGATGCTTGTGAGGAAGGTGTTGTAAAGCTGAACGAAGCCGAGCTGTATGCCTCTCTAAACCCaaataaaccaaaccaaacacgATCTGAGGAGCATTTTCCACCTCTGTCATTTGTG CCTGACCAGTGGGATTTGGGTGATGGGCTGCCTCTGCAACAACATGTGTCAGTCAAACCTGCGAAAACACATGCAG ATAGTGACGAGGACAGGCCCCAGGGGGACATAATGGAGAAACTAGTTGCTTTGTGTAATATGCAGTCATCTAAGTCTGTGTCAGAGCCTGTGAAAGGTCTGAACCACGTCAG aCATAATAATGTGTGGAACAAGCCACCTGGAAGGATGGCAGCAGATTTGCAGCGAAACCACCAGGAACGGCCTACAGTTTATATTGACCTGCGTTGCCCTGATCCTTCAATAAAACCACCAAGAACATCCCCAAATCTTTCATCAGAGTCCAAATCACCAGCCAGACACAACACTCCCCGAGAAATACCacctgcaaagaaaacaaaacgtGAAGTGCATACTGGATCATGGATGGGTGACAG AGAAGTGACTGGTAAGAGTATGTTGCTTCAGAAAATCAGGGAGATGAACAGAACTGGGAATAAATATCCCACTAAATATGCAGAGCCTCCATATTCAGTGCGAAAGAATGATGCAGAAGAACTAAAAGAGAAGCTACCCCAGTCTGAGTCTACGTGTAGACTCAAGTCGCTCCATCTGTGGGAAGACAAACGATCACCAAATGCACATTTTGAGTCCAAACACCCAAAAATGGAAAACCCTCTATTAACTCAGCGAAGCGCGACCGTAAAACCAAAGCGGCAGAG TGaccaacagagacaaaaagctAGGCTGATATTACTTCACAAACAGCGCCAGCAAATCCTGAAGCAACTGGAAATCCATCGTCCAACCAAATCTGCCACTCAAAAGCAGCCAGCTGCTGAAGGAACTGAGGTTCTTTATGATTTT GAAGCGTCTCACCTCCCATCAATGAGCGCACTACCAGCAGCAGCTATTGAACATAAGGGATGTATGCTGCTGATGGTCAACCTTGCCAGTCCTGGTATGGTTGGAGGCAGACCTCATGGCAGGAGAAAACATCTGTACCCAGCTGCTACCAAATCCCACATCTACAACACTTTAGTGGCTTGGTTTCTGTCTTTG GTTGGCCCAGACCCACGTCACGATGAAGATGAGGTCGGTGCAGAAGTCCCATTCTGGGTTGCAGGACTTCAGCAGCTGTGGACTAAGAATGGACTGGCGCTGCATGTTTTAGCTGTGGCTCGTCACTGTTACACACCGACG aaAAGGGACATCCATGCACCTTTCTATAACCATGTCTGCAGATTCCTCTCTGAGACCTCACTCGCTGTAATTGCAGACAAAAGAACCCAACAAGCCTACGCCTTATCTGTCCATCTGCCTCCTTCCTATTTAAACTCTTTCATCTCTGCCACTTCCAATCAAAAG ATTATAGATGGGATATTTGCCGTGAGTCCAGGGTTTTACTGGCAGACTGTAGAAACTCAGGAGTGTGTTTGTAAGGGGAGAGAGACCACAGCAGAGCTGCACACAGAG GTATCAGTTCTCCTGGGGTGCAAGCTGTTCTTCACGGATCCCCTCATAACACACTACACTCTCCAGCTTGTTCTCCACTCAGGACTCGATGTGTGTGGTCTGCGACTCCTTTATCCACCACAGCAATTCCTGAGTGACAGCGCTG GTGCTGTGCCAGTCGTCCAGAGGACTGACGAGATCTACGAGCCTGTTCTTGCCCTCGCCGTTCGGGGACCTCATGCTCACTCAGTTTTGAAAGATTTAACTCGCTCCCTTGACCCTCTGCAGCCCACAAAGACAGGCCCAACTTCTCTCAACCCTCTCCACTGCCGGGGCCAACAGCCTTCACTCCTCTACCCCCCTCCACTGGCCACTGAAGTCCACAGGGAGCTGTGCTTGTGGTTTTCAGGAAGGCTTCAGGGAGAAGGTGCACAGGATCACAACCAGCCTCTGAACGG AGCTCTACCTTCAGATGACAGAGGAAGTCCGTTCAGTATAAGCAGGTCACCTTCCTTTCTGTGTGCTACAACAAAAG CTGACTTACTCCTCATGGTGTCCTCTGTCGTGCCTCCATGTTGCTACGCCCAAGTTTTGGCTGTTTGTGAGCGCAGAGGCTTCGGTCTGATGGGACTGCAGAGGCTGCAGCTTCAGAGCAATGGAGCCGCAGTCCTTGGACTCAGCATACAGCAG GCACTTGTATTCTGCGGTCCACATAGTGTGACCCTGgatcaggaggagcaggagctgcCTTCTCGCTGTCTGGTGTTATTGCTTAGGAAAGAGAATGCAATGCATCACAGTGTTAGTCTGCCAGCAG CCCTGATGAGAGAATTTAAGGCACAAAACCTTCTGGGTTACATCCAATGTGGACTTGATGGGGTTCACGCAGTACAGCCAAGTTTCTGTTTCCACACTGTGCCTTACAGCAGTAACCTATTCAAAATGTTTG TTAAGTGTATGTGGGCGGTGCCAGATCCCTCCAATGTAATCCTGTCCCATCAGAAGCATTCATCCACCTCTAACATGGAGCAGGTGGTGATACTGACCTTGTGTGGGAAGGACATGAGCCAAGGCCTGAGCCTCCTACACACAGTGCTGACAGAAGGGGCAGGAG gtgACATACAACATGCAAAATTCAAGCTACTTGGCCTGAAATTTCTGCCAGCGTTGACTCGACTTCAGGCTCAGGAACTGAGTCCATATGAGGTGGGAGAGCAGCTCTGTCATGACAGCCTGGACAGTCTGTTGTCCTCTCCTGCCTTGGTGTGTGCTCTTAAACGAGTGGGTGCTTTTGCCTCACTGAGGAAGTTCCTACCAGGCAATTACCCCAGTAACCTCAGTGTCCTGATGTCACCCACACCTGAAGTGGCTTTCAGACAagcctccctcttcttctttgagCATGAGATGATACCTG ATCCACAGGTGCTGCTTACTATGTGCCTGTTTAAACCGAGAATCTGGACTCACGCTCTGGGTAAAATAGGCCGCACACTCCAGCTCAGCGGCCTCACGTTGGTGGGACTGCGAGTGGTGACCCTGAACGAAAGAGATGCTACCTCACTACTGCCTGCAGAAAAT GAACCCCATCCCTCAGACTTGGAGGCTCATGTGGAGTACATGTGCTCTGGCTCCTCATTAGCTCTCTGCTTGAAGGGGGAAAATGCTGTTAGGAGACTCCTGGATGTGCTGGGCCAAGAGGACTCATCCCTGTGGACCACCTGTTATGGCAAGGCTCATTCATACAATGGCATCTATG CATCAGGATCATATAAGAAAGCAGTTCAGGATGTGAAGAGGTTTTTTCCAGAGGGGCTCTGCTGCACTGAGACCAGCATGATGAGACAGGAGCAG ATTCTCAGTTTGTGCTCAGACCCCATAGCCTCTGTGGAGCGTGAAAAGAGCTGCAGGCTTGCCACTGTGGCTCAGGAAG GGTCCCTGATACGCAGCGCTCGCTGGCAGATGACCTGTCTGCTGATACCCTTAAACGCTCCACCCCCGAGCCAAGTGCCATCCCAGCTGGACATGctggagcagctgctgaggtcaggctgccatcttgtggcagGAAGGATGAGCATATTGGATGCTGAACAAAGGAACCATATTGCTGGGACTCTCAAAGTGTCATCGACAGGAAATGAGACG ATGGCTCATCTTTCCCTGGCATCCTGTCTCATTGTGGCTCTGCAAGGGGAAACAGTTGTGACCTGCATCAACTCAATCCTTGACAG CATTTACAAGAAGAGGTCAGACCTAGAAAAAGTGGGGAATATGATCATCTACCctgagagtgagaaagag GCCAAGCAGCTGATAGAGTACCTCTTCGACGCCTTGTCCCCTGAGAGCTGTCATAACATTGTACCGTGA